One window of Chionomys nivalis chromosome 18, mChiNiv1.1, whole genome shotgun sequence genomic DNA carries:
- the LOC130890161 gene encoding fatty acid-binding protein, intestinal, which translates to MAFDGSWKVDRNENYEKFMEKMGINVVKRKLASHDNLKLTIKQEGNKFTVSESSTFRSISIVFELGVNFSYTLADGTELSGTWNLEGNNRLIGKFTRVDNGKELIAVREVSGNELIQTYTYEGVEAKRFFKKE; encoded by the exons ATGGCATTTGACGGCAGTTGGAAAGTAGACCGGAATGAGAACTATGAAAAGTTCATGGAGAAAATGG gcATTAATGTGGTGAAACGGAAGCTTGCATCACACGATAACTTGAAACTGACCATCAAACAAGAAGGAAACAAATTCACAGTCAGTGAGTCCAGCACCTTCCGCAGCATCAGCATTGTGTTTGAACTTGGTGTCAACTTCTCTTATACTCTAGCAGATGGAACAGAACTCAGt GGGACCTGGAACCTTGAGGGAAATAATAGACTTATTGGAAAATTCACACGAGTAGACAATGGAAAGGAGCTGATTGCTGTCCGAGAAGTTTCTGGTAATGAGCTAATCCAG ACCTACACATATGAAGGAGTCGAGGCCAAGCGGTTCTTTAAGAAGGAATGA